Below is a window of Cytobacillus firmus DNA.
GGGTTTTGTTTTGGAAAGGAGAGAGAGCATGTCACAGCTTCAAGGTATATTAACTCGCTTAAAGAGCTTACAGGAACAAGCAACAGGCGGAGAGCCAATGCAACGATTTTTTGAGGTGAATGGTGAAAGAAAATGCCAGGTAACTTTTCATCCGAAAAATGAAACATTTGAACTGGAAGTATATAACGATAAAGAAAAGCCAAAAAGATATCAATTCGACAACATTGATATGATCACAATCGAAATTTTCGATTTGATTCAATAATTCACCACATACATAAGGGGCCTTTTGGCCCCTTTTCTTATATGTGCTTTAATAATAAACCAATTGCCAGAGGTGTGAAATGTATTACCTGCTCATGATTATGCTGTTTTTTACTGTTCTGCTTTTGCTTGCAGATTTAATTAATACAAAAAGAGAAGTAATACGGATCAGGAAAACTCTTGAAGAAATGAAAGAAATTTTAAAAGACAATAAGACTTGAAAAAATAGGCATTGAGAATAATAAGCAGTATATGATCCTTTAAGTTGAGGTGAAGCAGAATGATGCCAACTGTAACATGTCCGAGCTGCAGGGCAGAAAAAGAAATTGATGCCGTACTAACTGCACAATCCAATCAAAATGTTATTTTTCACTGTCCTGACTGCGGCTATGAAGTTAAAGACATTCAAACCAGTAAAGGATAATAGGCGCAAAATGCCGGAGACTGTGATAAAATGGTTAAGAAGCATAACTAATTTTTGAGGAGTTTTCGGTGATGATCAGTCTTCATAGCGAGGAATTTTTAGAATTTAACATTAGTGATTTCATGATTCCTTCTGAACGGGTAGCACATGTGCAGGTTGGCAATAACCTGGAGCATGCCCTCTTAGTACTAACGAAAAGCGGATACACAGCTATTCCTGTACTGGACCCTCAATATAAGCTGCAGGGCTTAATTAGCACACCCATTATTATGGATTCCATTCTTGGTCTTGAGCGGATTGAGTTTGAGCAGCTGGAGAAAAAAAGGGTTGAAGAGGCTATGAACGCAAATATTCCAAGGCTTGATGTTGAATCTTCTATACAGCAATCCATCACGCTATTAGTTGACCATCCATTTGTTTGTGTTGAAAACAAGGAAGGCTACTTTGAGGGAATACTTACCCGCAGAACAGTATTGGATCAACTAAATAAACATATCAGACGATTAAATAAACAATAAAAATCAGCTCCCCGCAGTGGGAGCTTGCTTTATTTTCAATTGAGTATTCGAGTATTCAGGCGGGTTTATAGCCGTTATTTTCGGGTTTATTCATGGAGGGGAAACACTTGAGTCAAACTTTACATAAAAAAATGCCTCAAGGAAAGAGGAAAGTGACCAAAAAGCCTTTTGTGCTGGCTTCAGTAATGCTTGCTATGTTTATGGGGGCCATTGAGGCAACCATAGTGTCAACTGCGATGCCTGCCATTGTTGGGGATTTAGGCGGATTTGCTTTATATAGCTGGGTATTTTCAGCATATCTGTTAATGAATGCTGTGACTGTTTTGATTTACGGCAAGCTTTCAGACTTATTTGGACGGAAACCCGTTTTAACGTTCGGGATTATCATCTTCTTAATTGGTTCCATCTTATGCGGTTTTGCGCAATCGATGACTGCACTGATCATTTTCAGGTTAATCCAGGGCTTTGGTGCCGGAGCCGTAATGCCGATTGCAACAACCATTGTCGGGGATATTTATACTAAAGAGGAAAGGGCACAGGTGCAGGGTTATTTATCAAGCGTATGGGGAATTTCAGCTATCATGGGCCCGGCAATAGGCGGACTGCTGGTTGAATTCGTCAGCTGGCGATATGTTTTTTGGGTAAACATTCCGCTTGGCATCATGGCTATTGCAGGCTTGTGGCTTTTCCTCCATGAGAATGTGGAAAGGAAAAAACACCAGATCGATTATGCAGGAGCTGTGCTATTAACTGTTTCCATTTCATCTCTCATGTTTGTGCTTGTGGAGGGAGGTACTAATTGGGCATGGAATTCCATTGAAGCCATCAGCCTTTTAGCGGTCAGTTTAATTGCCTTTATTTTATTTATCCTGCAGGAACAAAAAGCTGTAGAGCCAATGATGCCTTTTAATATATGGAAGGAGAAGCCAATATTAATCGCTAATTTGGCTTCCTTAACAACCGGTGTCATGCTTATAGGGATTTCCAGTTTTCTGCCTGCATTTGTACAGGGTGTCATGGAAAGATCTCCGATAGTAGCCGGCTTTACACTTACCACGATGTCGATTGGATGGCCGATTGCTTCTGCAGCGGCAGGCAAGCTGCTTTTAAAAATTGGTTTTAGAAGTACATCTGTCATAGGCGGAGTGTTTTTGATAGCGGGGAGTATTATGTTTGTTACCCTCACTCCTGAAGCGGGACCCGTATGGGCTGCAGCGGGGAGCTTTCTGGTGGGGGCAGGCATGGGCTTGACCACTACAGCTTTTATTGTATCCATTCAGAGTACAGTGGAGTGGAATCAAAGGGGCATTGCCACTGCTGCCAATATGTTTATGAGAAATCTGGGCAACACCATTGGAGCAGCCTTGCTGGGCGGAATTTTGAACAGTCAGATCAAATCATATATACAGAAGAATGGTGAAGGCATAGACGCCAGCTTATCGTTAGATTCAGCAAATGTATTATTAAATGAAGATGCCAGAAACAGCATGGATGCGGGAATAAAGGAAATTCTGCAAAATGGCCTTACCGTTTCGCTTCATTCGGTTTATTATGCAGTGCTGTTATTTGCAGTGATAAGCTTCTTATT
It encodes the following:
- a CDS encoding YkuJ family protein, which codes for MSQLQGILTRLKSLQEQATGGEPMQRFFEVNGERKCQVTFHPKNETFELEVYNDKEKPKRYQFDNIDMITIEIFDLIQ
- the cbpB gene encoding cyclic-di-AMP-binding protein CbpB; this encodes MISLHSEEFLEFNISDFMIPSERVAHVQVGNNLEHALLVLTKSGYTAIPVLDPQYKLQGLISTPIIMDSILGLERIEFEQLEKKRVEEAMNANIPRLDVESSIQQSITLLVDHPFVCVENKEGYFEGILTRRTVLDQLNKHIRRLNKQ
- a CDS encoding MDR family MFS transporter; amino-acid sequence: MPQGKRKVTKKPFVLASVMLAMFMGAIEATIVSTAMPAIVGDLGGFALYSWVFSAYLLMNAVTVLIYGKLSDLFGRKPVLTFGIIIFLIGSILCGFAQSMTALIIFRLIQGFGAGAVMPIATTIVGDIYTKEERAQVQGYLSSVWGISAIMGPAIGGLLVEFVSWRYVFWVNIPLGIMAIAGLWLFLHENVERKKHQIDYAGAVLLTVSISSLMFVLVEGGTNWAWNSIEAISLLAVSLIAFILFILQEQKAVEPMMPFNIWKEKPILIANLASLTTGVMLIGISSFLPAFVQGVMERSPIVAGFTLTTMSIGWPIASAAAGKLLLKIGFRSTSVIGGVFLIAGSIMFVTLTPEAGPVWAAAGSFLVGAGMGLTTTAFIVSIQSTVEWNQRGIATAANMFMRNLGNTIGAALLGGILNSQIKSYIQKNGEGIDASLSLDSANVLLNEDARNSMDAGIKEILQNGLTVSLHSVYYAVLLFAVISFLLVIALPKHEKEIAD